The Agromyces atrinae genome window below encodes:
- a CDS encoding DEAD/DEAH box helicase, with the protein MDDDNLRGRNTLTSEAPTIAETIDDIQAALREYIEATYHVGHPMVIDQRRQLLNEEGVIFREPFIESTPRYRTERKFADLKVDVAVQQLFSALTHRLGDLDPLLFDPPYTHQANALEWACRDGSSLAVTTGTGSGKTESFLLPMLAKLATEAAHSPASFAAPAVRAMILYPMNALVNDQLGRLRRLLGDPRVTTQFTAWAGRPARFARYTSRTLYPGVRTRERDQRRLGSIEDFYVLLHDRAENPKAKWHAEAVELIEKLQVRGKWPAKPDIKKWYGDTGSRWQDKDGNFIRAVMQPDDPELLTRHEVLASPPDVIITNYSMLEYMLMRPLERPVFDETRQWLADNPNERFMLIVDEAHLYRGAAGAEVALLLRRLRARLGITPDRLQVITTSASFASAEYAREFAAQLSGKDIADFRTVEGELKLREPATVGSAVDAALLASLPMGDYYNGDSGEDKTLAVSDLLEYRGQDLQDRPVGESLFDALHDFEPLALLVNETMQKAQPVSELGTVIFPGVDRTIADRAVSTLLALGSAARQSPDEPGLLPCRVHGFFRGLAGLWACLDPGCEALDEHLRGTGPIGKLYHQPRSACACGARVFEYFTCRHCGSSYARAYTDDLIEPSYLWHEQGGAFQAAAGSIPELFALDLLLEDPTTNVKLADLDLVTGALDSKRLGSRVRRVYLPELRGGELITTEGDDDEHEQSNANGEFKPCGVCARSAGYGRSSVQDHQTKGDQPFQALITRQIEVQPPSREHSEFTPLRGRKVLAFSDSRQVAARLAPNLQNYSMRDVIRPLVLRGWTDLDAQVLIRNELSLQQMFLATMVGASALKARLRPELKPAESMKILDDVAAKVAAGALTGETSELLGLMILQPTPPVALLRAMYATLTDKYYGLTSLGLASFREKGAKRKDVLAKLPALDDLATTDEEKLALVRIWLGFWASKGIWFQSMQEGEWWKVKGGVHPHSGKFDGFARWLDTKPLKKQFNDEWLPTLLATFCEPIGGKYRLRAGDVALDVSDAWGYCEHCRYTQRPFPGSTKCVNCRANAVRILDPNTDAVFQARKGYYRASAARALQEFPETPMGIIAREHTAQLNAAQSDEVFSRAEQYELLFQDIDVSLPGQDGEQQPAVDVLSCTTTMEVGIDIGSLSGVALRNMPPSRANYQQRAGRAGRRGNAVATVVAFGSADTHDDQYFRNPAAMIRGKVEDPRLTMDNDEIARRHVTAYLLQRYHQDRLPTIDPDEQKQLFEVLGTVPGFVGTSSSLNRTDFEDWLGQNKTVLRAEIDDWLPSELATVRSEILDNFVSATLREIDRALKISADGSVPEIAEGGLAPQQNEIEGDSPAEDGAELPDEERSQTNLLDRLLYEGVLPRYAFPTDVVSFHVFDVNKSEQFNTAYQYTPSQGLNVALSQYAPGKVVWIDNKEWTSGAIYSPMQADRFKAWQERWLYFECSVCHYAMHVRSTEAERGEERECPACGTPESFGKAMNWMRPPGFAHRATKDPGTSPDDAPAVSYATRAKLVAEGPDEEGKWAAVSDRVTQAYQRSTLLVTNTGPNNEGYNYCTICGLIEPVKNASGEVFGSHKKPYPDDKNQDCPGSKSSRGLVLGTDFKSDVLLVRLRVNSPVRLRPEWLSTHVALRTLAEALTIAATQKLGIEASEIQAEYRPALTPLGHKGEEAEIYLYDTLAGGAGFTRRVQEFGLSIFTDALERLEQCPAGCDESCYQCLRSFRNRFEHGLLDRKVGASLLRYLLFGEPPTLDQTRLDLSADKLFADLESRDLPDTVFKRNEVVEVPGLGPITAPILATRVGQQWIIGIHGPLTLDVPPTQELHDAKEYGGVQVPLIDDMVIARNLPFATNSVIKTLS; encoded by the coding sequence GTGGATGACGACAATCTCCGTGGAAGGAACACCTTGACGAGCGAAGCCCCAACGATTGCCGAGACCATCGACGACATCCAAGCGGCCCTTCGCGAATACATCGAGGCGACCTACCACGTCGGGCATCCGATGGTGATCGATCAGCGCCGTCAGCTTCTCAATGAGGAGGGGGTGATCTTTCGAGAGCCCTTCATCGAGAGCACACCGCGCTACCGAACCGAACGGAAGTTCGCAGACCTTAAAGTCGACGTTGCCGTTCAGCAACTCTTTTCAGCGCTGACCCACCGTCTAGGCGACCTCGACCCCCTCCTCTTTGACCCGCCGTACACGCATCAAGCAAATGCCCTCGAGTGGGCTTGCCGCGATGGTTCGAGCCTGGCGGTCACCACCGGGACGGGATCGGGAAAGACAGAATCGTTCTTGCTTCCGATGCTGGCCAAGCTGGCGACGGAGGCCGCTCACAGCCCTGCCTCCTTCGCCGCCCCGGCTGTTCGAGCGATGATCCTGTATCCGATGAACGCGCTCGTCAACGATCAGCTGGGCCGCCTCCGTCGCCTCCTCGGCGACCCTCGAGTTACCACGCAGTTCACGGCTTGGGCAGGTCGGCCGGCGCGATTTGCGCGCTACACGAGCCGGACGCTATATCCCGGAGTGCGAACGCGCGAACGTGATCAGCGACGGCTCGGATCCATCGAGGACTTCTACGTGCTGCTTCATGATCGAGCTGAGAACCCGAAAGCGAAATGGCATGCTGAAGCAGTCGAACTGATCGAAAAACTTCAGGTACGAGGCAAGTGGCCGGCCAAGCCGGACATCAAGAAGTGGTACGGCGATACAGGGAGTCGCTGGCAGGACAAGGATGGCAACTTCATTCGGGCGGTCATGCAGCCCGACGACCCTGAGTTGCTCACCCGGCACGAGGTGCTCGCTTCGCCCCCAGATGTGATCATCACCAACTACTCGATGCTGGAGTACATGCTCATGAGACCGCTCGAGCGTCCGGTCTTCGACGAGACTCGCCAGTGGCTTGCCGACAATCCGAACGAGCGATTCATGCTCATTGTCGATGAAGCCCACTTGTATCGCGGAGCAGCGGGTGCTGAAGTCGCGCTGCTGCTCAGACGGCTGCGTGCCCGCCTTGGTATTACGCCCGATCGTCTCCAGGTCATCACGACAAGCGCGAGCTTTGCGAGCGCCGAGTACGCGAGAGAGTTCGCGGCTCAACTCAGCGGCAAGGACATAGCGGATTTCCGCACCGTCGAGGGCGAGCTCAAACTGCGGGAGCCTGCAACCGTAGGATCTGCAGTCGATGCAGCGCTGCTCGCCTCCCTGCCGATGGGGGATTATTATAACGGTGACTCTGGTGAAGACAAGACCCTCGCGGTCAGCGATCTGCTTGAGTATCGCGGGCAGGATCTGCAAGACCGACCGGTGGGTGAGTCCCTTTTTGACGCGTTGCACGACTTCGAGCCCCTCGCGTTGCTCGTCAATGAGACCATGCAAAAGGCTCAGCCAGTGAGTGAACTCGGGACGGTGATCTTTCCTGGTGTCGATCGGACGATCGCTGATCGGGCCGTTTCAACGTTGTTGGCTCTGGGAAGCGCGGCGCGACAAAGTCCAGACGAGCCCGGCCTCTTGCCCTGCCGCGTGCACGGGTTCTTTCGAGGGCTAGCAGGCCTATGGGCTTGCCTCGATCCTGGATGCGAGGCGCTTGACGAGCATCTGCGCGGGACTGGTCCAATCGGAAAGCTCTATCACCAGCCGCGTTCGGCTTGTGCCTGCGGTGCTCGAGTATTCGAGTACTTCACTTGTCGGCACTGTGGTTCATCGTACGCGCGTGCGTACACCGACGACCTCATCGAACCTTCGTATTTGTGGCACGAGCAAGGCGGTGCCTTCCAGGCTGCCGCAGGCTCGATCCCGGAACTGTTCGCGCTCGATCTGTTGCTCGAAGACCCAACTACCAACGTCAAGCTGGCCGATCTAGATCTTGTCACCGGAGCGCTCGATTCGAAGAGGCTTGGCTCTAGAGTGCGACGCGTCTACTTGCCCGAACTTCGGGGCGGCGAACTGATCACGACCGAGGGCGACGATGATGAGCATGAACAGAGCAATGCGAACGGTGAGTTCAAACCCTGCGGGGTTTGCGCACGCTCGGCCGGTTACGGTCGCTCCTCGGTACAAGACCATCAGACGAAAGGCGATCAGCCGTTTCAGGCACTCATCACGCGGCAGATCGAGGTCCAACCTCCGAGCAGGGAGCACAGCGAATTCACGCCGCTTCGTGGGCGGAAAGTCCTCGCCTTCTCTGACTCCCGCCAAGTAGCGGCACGCCTTGCACCGAATCTTCAGAACTACTCGATGCGCGACGTCATCCGCCCCCTTGTGCTTCGTGGCTGGACCGATCTCGATGCGCAGGTACTTATTCGCAATGAGCTCAGTTTGCAGCAGATGTTCCTGGCAACGATGGTTGGCGCAAGCGCACTTAAGGCTCGCCTGCGGCCTGAGCTAAAGCCTGCCGAGTCGATGAAGATCTTGGACGATGTTGCGGCGAAGGTGGCAGCAGGAGCGCTTACTGGAGAGACGTCCGAACTGTTGGGGCTGATGATCCTTCAGCCGACCCCTCCGGTGGCGCTATTGCGCGCGATGTACGCAACGCTCACAGATAAGTACTACGGCCTTACATCACTGGGTCTGGCTTCGTTCCGGGAGAAGGGGGCGAAGCGCAAGGACGTGCTCGCCAAGCTCCCCGCTTTGGATGACCTCGCCACCACGGATGAGGAGAAGCTGGCGCTGGTTCGGATCTGGCTCGGTTTCTGGGCGAGCAAAGGAATCTGGTTCCAGTCGATGCAGGAAGGCGAGTGGTGGAAGGTGAAGGGAGGCGTCCACCCCCACTCTGGAAAGTTCGATGGCTTCGCCAGGTGGCTCGACACCAAGCCGCTCAAGAAGCAGTTCAACGACGAGTGGCTGCCGACCCTTCTAGCTACCTTCTGTGAGCCGATCGGCGGCAAGTATCGCCTGCGCGCAGGGGACGTCGCGCTCGACGTCTCCGACGCATGGGGATACTGCGAGCACTGCAGGTACACCCAGCGTCCTTTCCCTGGATCTACCAAGTGCGTCAACTGTCGTGCGAATGCAGTCCGTATCCTCGATCCCAATACCGATGCGGTGTTCCAGGCGCGAAAGGGCTACTACCGTGCCAGCGCGGCTCGCGCCTTGCAGGAGTTCCCTGAAACGCCGATGGGCATCATCGCGCGCGAACACACGGCGCAGCTCAACGCCGCACAGTCGGACGAAGTGTTCTCCCGGGCCGAGCAGTATGAATTGCTCTTCCAAGACATCGATGTTTCTCTTCCCGGCCAAGACGGCGAGCAGCAACCGGCTGTTGACGTGTTGTCGTGCACGACAACCATGGAGGTCGGCATCGACATCGGTAGCCTGAGCGGCGTTGCCCTTCGGAATATGCCCCCGTCTCGAGCGAACTATCAGCAGCGCGCTGGTCGCGCTGGCCGCCGCGGCAATGCTGTTGCCACTGTCGTAGCATTCGGTAGCGCGGACACACACGATGATCAGTACTTCCGCAATCCAGCGGCGATGATCCGAGGCAAGGTCGAAGACCCTCGGCTCACGATGGACAATGATGAAATTGCTCGCCGGCACGTCACGGCGTATCTGCTGCAGCGGTATCACCAGGACCGGCTTCCGACCATTGATCCGGACGAGCAAAAGCAACTCTTCGAGGTGCTGGGCACCGTTCCTGGGTTCGTAGGGACGAGTTCGTCGCTCAACCGCACTGACTTCGAAGACTGGTTGGGCCAGAACAAGACGGTGCTTCGAGCGGAGATCGATGATTGGCTGCCCTCCGAACTTGCGACCGTCCGCTCCGAGATTCTCGACAACTTCGTTTCGGCGACGCTTAGGGAGATTGACCGGGCTCTCAAGATCAGTGCAGATGGAAGCGTGCCTGAGATAGCAGAAGGAGGCCTCGCACCACAGCAGAACGAGATCGAGGGAGATAGTCCTGCCGAAGATGGGGCGGAACTACCGGACGAAGAACGAAGCCAGACGAATCTACTCGATCGCTTGCTTTATGAAGGGGTGCTCCCGCGCTATGCCTTCCCAACCGACGTCGTCTCGTTCCACGTATTCGACGTCAACAAGTCGGAGCAGTTCAACACCGCCTACCAATACACGCCGAGCCAGGGCCTGAATGTCGCGCTGAGCCAGTACGCACCCGGAAAGGTCGTCTGGATCGACAACAAGGAATGGACCTCCGGCGCGATCTATTCGCCGATGCAAGCCGACCGTTTCAAAGCATGGCAAGAGCGTTGGCTCTACTTTGAGTGCTCGGTCTGTCACTATGCGATGCACGTTAGGTCCACCGAGGCCGAACGCGGCGAAGAACGTGAGTGCCCAGCCTGCGGAACTCCGGAATCGTTCGGCAAGGCAATGAACTGGATGCGGCCGCCTGGCTTTGCGCATCGAGCGACGAAGGATCCAGGGACGAGCCCCGATGATGCACCAGCGGTGAGCTATGCAACGCGGGCGAAACTGGTCGCTGAGGGACCTGACGAGGAGGGCAAGTGGGCCGCGGTGAGCGACAGGGTGACGCAGGCATATCAGCGCTCGACGCTGCTTGTTACTAATACTGGGCCGAACAACGAGGGATACAACTACTGCACTATTTGTGGACTCATTGAGCCTGTGAAGAACGCCAGCGGCGAAGTCTTCGGCTCGCACAAGAAGCCCTACCCAGATGACAAGAACCAGGATTGCCCAGGGTCAAAGTCGTCACGCGGACTGGTACTCGGCACCGATTTCAAGTCAGATGTGCTTCTCGTTCGCCTGCGGGTAAATTCCCCGGTCCGCCTTCGTCCTGAGTGGTTGTCGACCCATGTCGCGCTGCGCACCCTGGCAGAAGCACTCACCATTGCCGCAACTCAGAAGCTGGGCATCGAGGCATCAGAGATCCAGGCTGAGTACAGGCCGGCGCTCACACCGCTCGGGCACAAAGGTGAAGAGGCAGAGATCTACCTGTACGACACCCTTGCAGGCGGAGCCGGCTTCACTCGCCGCGTCCAAGAGTTCGGGTTGTCCATCTTCACGGACGCGCTTGAGCGTCTCGAGCAGTGCCCCGCCGGATGCGATGAGTCCTGCTACCAGTGCCTGCGAAGTTTCCGGAACCGATTCGAGCACGGCTTGCTCGATCGGAAGGTGGGCGCGAGCCTGCTGCGCTATCTACTCTTCGGGGAGCCGCCGACATTGGATCAAACGAGGTTAGATCTTTCGGCGGACAAGCTCTTCGCCGACCTAGAGAGCCGAGACCTCCCCGACACTGTTTTCAAGCGGAATGAAGTCGTCGAAGTTCCTGGGCTGGGACCAATCACTGCACCGATTCTTGCCACGCGAGTGGGACAACAATGGATCATCGGTATCCATGGTCCCTTGACGCTGGATGTTCCACCGACCCAAGAGTTGCACGATGCCAAAGAGTACGGGGGAGTCCAAGTTCCCCTGATCGATGACATGGTCATCGCACGCAACCTGCCATTCGCGACTAACTCGGTCATCAAGACGCTGTCATGA
- a CDS encoding PD-(D/E)XK nuclease family protein, whose translation MSGGQRAFDSGVERSRALLPDAPELWTYSSLREVETCALRYALSSASYPDLWDGYGYPRFVHPSALFGDIVHDSLERIVRALVAAGCSAASTPEAVAVLRALGGYSVVATEALEQRMAMLDGNPRVSATRREQIQRLLADRVPEARVDVQTRLSRLTLVPRRGRPAALGLALHSGGHTRTALGPGSYAEVSLRANELRIKGRLDLLTISASHVDIVDHKTGREDPDHLDQLRFYGVLWENDLAANPSRMPMGELTVAYPATDITIQSPDASELDRITQSIKSRVRAADEQIEADPPVATTGPHCVQCPVRSICPAYWDSMNHDPTSVAPNSWFDFEGIVGDQNGAKSWWLLDRFGSRRVLLLRIASGAELAQGQRLRLLGIRRDHDPGVDGIVATLTTTSESFILSGEIAGTR comes from the coding sequence ATGAGCGGTGGGCAACGCGCTTTCGACTCCGGGGTTGAGCGTTCAAGAGCACTGCTTCCTGACGCACCTGAACTTTGGACGTACTCGTCTTTGAGGGAGGTCGAGACGTGCGCTCTCCGGTATGCGTTGAGCTCAGCGAGTTATCCGGACCTCTGGGATGGCTATGGGTATCCGAGGTTTGTGCATCCGTCGGCCCTCTTTGGCGACATTGTGCACGACTCACTCGAGCGAATCGTCCGGGCTCTCGTCGCAGCCGGGTGTAGCGCCGCAAGTACGCCCGAGGCGGTGGCCGTCCTTCGGGCGCTCGGCGGGTATTCGGTCGTGGCAACCGAGGCACTGGAGCAGCGAATGGCGATGCTCGATGGCAACCCGAGGGTGAGCGCAACTCGACGAGAACAGATCCAACGACTACTTGCAGACCGAGTGCCTGAGGCTCGTGTGGACGTCCAGACCCGTCTTAGCAGGTTGACTCTGGTGCCGCGTCGAGGCCGCCCCGCTGCTCTTGGCTTAGCGTTGCATTCCGGCGGTCATACGCGAACAGCGCTGGGCCCCGGCTCGTACGCAGAGGTCTCTCTCCGGGCGAACGAGCTTCGGATCAAAGGGCGTCTTGACCTTCTGACCATCTCCGCCTCCCACGTCGACATCGTTGATCACAAGACCGGCCGAGAGGACCCTGACCATCTCGACCAGTTGCGCTTCTATGGGGTGCTTTGGGAGAACGATCTGGCAGCGAATCCTTCACGGATGCCAATGGGCGAGTTGACCGTCGCCTATCCAGCCACAGATATCACGATCCAATCTCCCGATGCTTCCGAGCTGGACCGCATCACCCAATCGATCAAAAGTCGCGTGCGCGCGGCGGACGAGCAGATTGAAGCGGACCCGCCCGTTGCGACGACCGGCCCGCACTGCGTGCAATGTCCGGTGCGAAGCATCTGCCCCGCTTACTGGGATTCGATGAATCACGATCCAACAAGCGTTGCGCCAAACTCGTGGTTCGACTTCGAAGGAATCGTTGGCGATCAAAACGGGGCGAAGAGCTGGTGGCTACTGGATCGGTTCGGCTCCCGGCGTGTCTTGCTATTGAGAATCGCGTCGGGAGCCGAGCTTGCTCAGGGGCAACGACTGCGGTTGCTCGGTATTCGACGGGATCATGATCCAGGAGTCGACGGGATTGTCGCGACCCTGACAACGACGTCCGAGTCATTCATTCTGTCCGGCGAGATTGCAGGAACTCGTTGA